GATGATAATCCATTAGCTGCTAAAGAATATTTAGTCTCAACAGGAATGGTTCTCACAAGCTGGGGTTTACTTAATGTATTTGGGGGTGGTCTATATCAATTGGGAAGTTTAATTGAAACTGGCGAATTAGAAGCTTATCTTGCAAAGCCGCAGCCTACTTTGTTGCTTGTCGCTATTTCGAAATCAAATCTAATGTCTTTTGGAGAAATTCTTCAAGGGTTGGTTACCATTTTGATTTCCTCAATTCTTTACGGCCCATTTTTAGGAATTAAAATGCTAGCTATTTCCGCGATCATGGTATTCGCATTTGCAAGCGTTATCATTATTATTGGAACTATTTCCTTTTTCAGTTCTCGTGGTAGTCAAATTTCCTATGTTATCTTGCAAGTACTCCTTTCCCTATCGCTCTTTCCTGTGAGTCGCGCATTAAAAGGAAGAGAAAAGTGGATTCTTTATTTTACTCCCCTGCTTATAACAGCAACTTTACCGCGACTCGTCGTTCTTCAGGGAGGAATATCCCCATTCTTTGCATTTATTATTGCAACAATGCTTTTCTTATTTTTTGGAAT
This DNA window, taken from Candidatus Protochlamydia phocaeensis, encodes the following:
- a CDS encoding ABC-2 family transporter protein, encoding MISLLILAFKNQWSAQMKKPFEFLTGLLALILNNSFYLYGIYLLAILSADDNPLAAKEYLVSTGMVLTSWGLLNVFGGGLYQLGSLIETGELEAYLAKPQPTLLLVAISKSNLMSFGEILQGLVTILISSILYGPFLGIKMLAISAIMVFAFASVIIIIGTISFFSSRGSQISYVILQVLLSLSLFPVSRALKGREKWILYFTPLLITATLPRLVVLQGGISPFFAFIIATMLFLFFGIWFFKFGLKFYKSKNYIFINE